One region of Leishmania panamensis strain MHOM/PA/94/PSC-1 chromosome 28 sequence genomic DNA includes:
- a CDS encoding hypothetical protein (TriTrypDB/GeneDB-style sysID: LpmP.28.0470) — protein sequence MQSCFAACSQVVCVGEDTAVAFYAPKSLRKFRVERLNGSRVCGVYVKVISSTKAVLYVIDAEATLFEFVIEGGAPSLVRTCSIRLPPALVVTPTSARKHENALEVQPLESMGGTANVEAAATDSVVMVAQFHVQQAQLFAVLLTKAGVYEAALASATAAGATSAPSAVVVHVFKEPLSFGYLSVGQFTGLVVVAVPHAREFFYSLFTDRLSTHQPHRPSCPSLRPRAVNVQIQSIACSPTGTSVAVGGRRGELLIYVEVQEAHCFADHWHHTPLTALAFALDGSAVYTGGREAVLLIWDLVSYSHKKVKVQLGTLQRITPFSSAGSQLLLSCGTSTLAVADLLQMRVTTSAEGIEWTAEGVCTGLLVEQWGGSPAVILTGMPDVLRVCDPYTQQSIYSLHVSSQMETIPSPPRHGIQFVGLLNDSRSLVTYESFSSTVLPPLLRFWEYDASRKQHVETQTLYSPHRSAVLALAVEKRGQRVFTLSCEAMKCWAQTAFTTQDTYGTLSGGWHNHSTMATPSQQVQAMTLSADGSLCFVADDCLHVYSVQDCKPGERWPLLRLLPQYTETQPLRQIVVSPDCRHVVAAGKQQIFFWTLDRCADEPTVFSVGDSCITALSAFTDTTMVAALQDTSLVELCCCTTGSGKGPQLGEVVRRVRNASRFPLRHIVPLHTNGQRLAAVDAATGFKILQLPTEVTTAAQSSVYEWVNSSDDASGVGNGAEGDKTAQLQLQSFFKEMNSFQDSQEAMMTVHQERALATAQQTTQADRWLAEVLGEPAYTVPLMSTILSTYLQRQP from the coding sequence ATGCagagctgcttcgctgcctgTTCGCAGGTGGTCTGTGTGGGAGAGGACACTGCGGTGGCGTTTTATGCGCCCAAGTCGCTGCGGAAGTTCCGTGTGGAGCGGCTCAATGGCTCCCGCGTATGCGGCGTCTATGTTAAGGTCATCTCTAGCACCAAGGCGGTGCTGTACGTTATCGACGCGGAGGCTACGCTGTTCGAGTTTGTGATTGAGGGTGGTGCGCCATCCTTGGTGCGCACATGCTCCATTCGACTCCCACCGGCCTTAGTCGTCACCCCCACTTCAGCTCGAAAGCATGAAAACGCCTTAGAGGTGCAGCCACTGGAGTCAATGGGTGGGACGGCGAACGTGGAGGCGGCTGCAACCGATTCCGTTGTCATGGTCGCCCAATTCCATGTGCAGCAGGCACAGCTATTCGCCGTTCTGCTTACGAAAGCCGGTGTCTACGAAGCTGCGCTGGCttctgccacagcggcggggGCGACAAGCGCGCCATCGGCGGTAGTGGTGCATGTCTTCAAGGAGCCCTTGTCGTTTGGGTATCTGTCCGTTGGGCAGTTCACTGGTCTGGTCGTTGTAGCCGTCCCACACGCGCGTGAGTTTTTCTACTCGCTCTTCACGGACCGCCTCTCCACCCACCAGCCGCACCGCCCTTCCTGTCCGTCTCTCCGGCCGCGCGCGGTTAATGTGCAGATCCAGAGCATTGCCTGCAGCCCAACGGGCACGTCCGTCGCCGTTGGCGGGAGGCGGGGTGAGTTGTTGATCTATGTGGAGGTACAAGAGGCACACTGCTTCGCCGACCACTGGCATCACACGCCGCTGACAGCGCTTGCCTTTGCTTTAGACGGCAGCGCAGTGTACACAGGCGGCcgcgaggcggtgctgctaaTCTGGGATCTCGTGTCCTACAGCCACAAGAAGGTGAAGGTGCAGCTGGGCACGTTGCAGAGAATCACGCCGTTCAGCAGTGCAgggtcgcagctgctgttgtcgtGCGGCACATCAACCCTCGCCGTTGCGGACTTGCTGCAGATGCGCGTGACGACGTCTGCGGAGGGCATCGAGTGGACCGCTGAGGGTGTGTGCACCGGACTCCTCGTCGAACAGTGGGGAGGGAGTCCAGCGGTGATTCTGACGGGGATGCCAgatgtgctgcgtgtgtgcgacCCGTACACACAGCAGTCTATCTACTCCCTGCACGTCTCTTCGCAGATGGAGACAATCCCGAGTCCGCCCCGCCACGGAATTCAGTTCGTTGGCTTGCTGAATGATAGCCGCTCACTCGTGACGTACGAGTCCTTCTCCTCGACAGTGCttcccccgctgctgcgcttctgGGAGTATGACGCCTCACGTAAGCAACATGTGGAGACGCAAACCCTGTACTCTCCACATCGCTCTGCCGTGCTGGCTCTGGCGGTAGAAAAGCGAGGCCAACGAGTGTTCACGCTGAGCTGCGAGGCAATGAAGTGCTGGGCACAGACTGCCTTCACAACGCAGGACACGTACGGCACCCTGTCGGGCGGCTGGCACAACCACTCAACAATGGCGACTCCCTCCCAACAGGTGCAAGCCATGACCCTGTCTGCGGACGGCTCGCTCTGCTTCGTTGCGGATGACTGCCTGCACGTATACTCGGTGCAGGACTGCAAGCCTGGAGAGCGCTGGCCACTGCTGCGACTTTTGCCGCAGTACACGgagacgcagccgctgcgccagaTTGTTGTCTCTCCTGACTGCCGGCACGTTGTGGCAGCTGGGAAGCAGCAGATCTTTTTTTGGACACTGGACAGGTGTGCAGATGAGCCGACAGTGTTTAGCGTGGGCGATTCGTGCATCACGGCCTTGAGCGCCTTCACGGACACAACGATGGTAGCTGCCCTCCAGGACACATCCCTTGTGgagctctgctgctgcaccaccggcAGTGGCAAGGGACCGCAGCTGGGTGAGGTGGTACGTCGTGTCCGGAACGCCTCTCGCTTCCCGTTGCGCCACATTGTGCCACTACACACGAACGGCCAGCgtctcgctgctgtggacGCCGCAACAGGCTTCAAGATTTTGCAGCTACCAACTGAGGTTACGACTGCGGCACAGTCCTCCGTGTATGAGTGGGTCAACTCCAGCGACGACGCGAGCGGCGTGGGTAACGGGGCAGAAGGCGACAAGACGGCTCAACTTCAGCTGCAGTCCTTTTTCAAGGAGATGAACTCCTTCCAGGACTCGCAGGAGGCGATGATGACAGTACATCAAGAAAGAGCCTTGgcaacggcgcagcagacgacTCAGGCAGATCGGTGGCTCGCTGAGGTTCTTGGTGAGCCGGCCTACACAGTGCCACTGATGAGCACTATTCTCTCCACGTACCTGCAACGTCAGCCGTAG
- a CDS encoding carbonic anhydrase-like protein (TriTrypDB/GeneDB-style sysID: LpmP.28.0480), giving the protein MGTHSLCAAFAFVQLVLFLSVAGIVNGLDEQHSSYEGNYGTARLVLGRPDDSGASWNYANLNEWPSLCLTGSRQSPISFTNVNPDEVVTSAPLQRLKFSSACVFPREVTKMRIVNEGAVNTVSFERLGGSPDGLSECTVLDPLNSSRTYHFTGLHFHVMSEHQFRTLRPDAEMHLSFTTNDEKEKTRKTLTVAVMLKASTTSNSTSVRTLRHILVDGSLPMRHAMTTCFLKEDLALTSLIPARESYLLYDGSQTHPPCTENVRWVVMTSPIFISRVSLGRLRDAMDALLPNDFHRFGSARPPQTLNSRHIYRFDDITVPPGGSRRKGKLGDAWSRKKKGSANLSARVRTESMSAGSATDFYEHNNGPLVKPFVSLSSDSGSASGSHTVRLSSPLVLDAAGRNSRPLAPTAVKLDTEAAGSISESDAHESRSDNSEATTNSSSAPQANTSSSVSASSSNVNVSAESSHPSESSAQALSNDSKPQSTTTTTTTTTTTNSPSDPGREKMNASDSSSTADTGSGFGNFLESPVTRAWVFLKTFSINAFQAIVAYAKANPVRVGVSLLCIIALIFLFRTCYRGWRRPVYVVGINPTELQPLNPDNRFEFYGGTVPVRPARASLA; this is encoded by the coding sequence TgtgccgccttcgccttcgtgcagctggtgctgttCTTAAGCGTCGCTGGTATCGTCAATGGGCTGGACGAGCAGCACTCGAGCTACGAGGGCAACTACGGCACAGCCAGGTTGGTGCTCGGCAGGCCCGACGACTCGGGTGCCTCCTGGAACTACGCCAACCTGAACGAATGGCCGAGCCTGTGCTTGACGGGGAGCAGACAAAGTCCGATTTCCTTCACGAACGTGAATCCCGACGAGGTGGTCACCAGCGCCCCACTGCAGCGACTGAAGTTCTCCTCCGCGTGCGTTTTTCCACGTGAGGTGACAAAAATGCGAATCGTAAACGAGGGCGCCGTAAACACGGTGAGCTTTGAGCGACTGGGAGGCTCGCCGGACGGCTTGAGCGAGTGCACAGTGCTCGACCCGCTGAACAGCTCGCGCACCTACCATTTCACCGGCCTGCACTTTCACGTGATGTCGGAGCACCAGTTCCGCACGTTGCGCCCCGATGCGGAAATGCACCTTTCCTTCACCACAAATGatgagaaggaaaagacacGAAAGACACtcacggtggcggtgatgctaAAGGCCTCCACCACGTCCAACAGCACCTCGGTGCGCACACTGCGGCACATTCTCGTGGACGGCTCACTGCCGATGCGCCACGCCATGACGACTTGCTTCCTGAAAGAGGATCTCGCCCTCACCTCGCTAATTCCGGCGCGCGAGAGCTACTTGCTCTACGACGGCTCCCAGACGCACCCGCCTTGTACCGAAAATGTCCGCTGGGTGGTGATGACGTCGCCCATTTTTATCTCCCGTGTGTCACTTGGAAGGCTGCGCGACGCGATGGATGCCCTGCTGCCGAACGACTTTCACCGATTCGGTAGCGCCCGTCCACCACAGACTCTCAATAGTCGCCACATTTATCGCTTCGACGACATTACCGTTCCACcgggcggcagcaggcgaAAAGGCAAGCTTGGAGATGCGTGGAGTCGCAAGAAGAAGGGCTCGGCGAATCTCTCCGCACGTGTGCGGACAGAGAGCATGTCGGCAGGGTCGGCCACTGACTTCTATGAGCACAACAACGGGCCTCTTGTCAAACCTTTCGTGTCATTATCGTCAGACTCTGGCTCGGCGTCAGGCAGTCATACTGTTCGCCTGTCTTCGCCACTTGTATTGGACGCCGCAGGGCGCAACAGCAGACCATTGGCCCCAACGGCAGTGAAACTCGACACGGAGGCGGCTGGGTCGATTTCTGAGTCGGATGCCCACGAAAGTCGCTCAGACAACTCAGAGGCAACTACAAACTCAAGCTCAGCGCCTCAGGCGAACACCTCCTCGTCTGTCTCCGCATCCAGCTCCAATGTGAACGTCTCCGCTGAGTCATCTCACCCTTCTGAGTCGTCAGCGCAGGCCCTGTCTAATGACTCTAAGCCACAgtcaacgacgacgacgaccaccaccacgactaCCACGAATAGTCCGTCGGACccggggagagagaagatgaacGCTAGTGACTCCTCGAGCACGGCCGACACTGGTTCGGGGTTTGGGAATTTCCTTGAGTCTCCCGTGACAAGGGCATGGGTCTTTCTGAAGACCTTCAGCATCAACGCCTTTCAGGCCATTGTAGCCTACGCCAAGGCAAACccggtgcgtgtgggggtcTCTCTGCTGTGCATCATCGCACTCATCTTTCTTTTCCGCACGTGCTACCGCGGGTGGAGGCGGCCGGTATATGTGGTGGGGATCAACCCCACAGAGCTCCAACCTCTTAACCCTGACAACCGGTTTGAGTTCTACGGCGGTACGGTGCCCGTGAGGCCAGCCCGTGCGAGCTTGGCGTAA